One window from the genome of Eucalyptus grandis isolate ANBG69807.140 chromosome 7, ASM1654582v1, whole genome shotgun sequence encodes:
- the LOC104453527 gene encoding pentatricopeptide repeat-containing protein At5g15300 — protein MIRKRTNDRSSNRQQRSSLWRNCTDLHALKQIQASLVVRGFNSNRAALRELVFAGAIAVSGTIGYALRVFAQIAEPDLFMWNTVIRGAAQSLNPSNAVRLYSQMESRFVRPDDFTFPFVLKACTKLSWVKMGFGIHGRIIKFGFESNTFVRNTLIYFHANRGELGIARHYFEGSAKRDVVAWSALTAGYARRGELLVARQLFDEMPVKDLVSWNVMITGYAKRGEMESARKLFDQAPEKDVVTWNAMIAGYVLCGGNEQALEMFKEMRRVGEKPDEVTMLSLLSACAEMGDLEIGQRMHHSLSELCLGDLGVLLENALIDMYAKCGSIERAFAVFKGMREKDISTWNSIIGGLAFHGHAEKSIDLFREMQRLEINPNEITMVGVLVACSHAGKVEEGHQYFNMMQDRYGIEPNTRHCGCMVDMLGRAGLLEEAFEFIQSMEIAPNAIIWRTLLGACRVHGNVELGKLANEKLLFMRHDQSGDYVLLSNLYAFKGEWDGVEKVRKSMGDRGVRKEAGYSLAEGDGKSLMYHLFDSKPKLSSRDKAYGVVTKG, from the coding sequence ATGATCAGGAAGAGAACCAACGACCGGAGCTCCAACCGCCAACAACGGTCGAGCCTATGGCGAAACTGCACGGACCTCCACGCGCTGAAGCAGATCCAGGCCTCCCTCGTCGTCCGAGGCTTCAATTCGAACCGGGCGGCCCTGCGAGAGCTCGTCTTCGCCGGCGCGATCGCCGTCTCGGGCACCATCGGCTATGCCCTCCGGGTGTTCGCTCAAATTGCTGAACCGGATCTCTTCATGTGGAACACCGTCATAAGAGGCGCGGCTCAGAGCCTAAACCCTTCCAATGCCGTCCGCCTGTATTCCCAGATGGAGAGCCGGTTCGTGAGGCCGGATGACTTCACGTTCCCCTTCGTGCTTAAGGCTTGCACTAAGCTTTCGTGGGTCAAGATGGGTTTCGGTATCCATGGGAGGATTATCAAGTTTGGTTTCGAGTCTAACACCTTCGTGAGGAACACCCTTATCTATTTTCATGCTAACCGTGGCGAATTGGGCATTGCAAGACATTACTTTGAGGGCTCGGCGAAGAGGGATGTCGTGGCCTGGTCGGCATTGACTGCTGGGTATGCTAGGAGAGGGGAGCTACTTGTCGCTCGGCAGCTATTTGATGAGATGCCTGTGAAGGATCTGGTTTCTTGGAACGTGATGATTACGGGCTATGCGAAGAGAGGGGAGATGGAGAGCGCGAGGAAGCTTTTTGACCAGGCTCCGGAGAAGGATGTCGTGACATGGAATGCGATGATCGCGGGTTACGTGCTTTGTGGTGGGAATGAGCAGGCGTTGGAGATGTTTAAGGAGATGAGAAGAGTTGGAGAGAAGCCAGATGAAGTGACAATGTTAAGCCTGTTGTCTGCTTGTGCGGAAATGGGAGATTTGGAGATCGGGCAAAGGATGCACCATTCGCTCTCGGAGTTGTGCTTAGGAGATTTGGGTGTGCTACTTGAAAACGCACTCATAGACATGTATGCCAAGTGTGGCAGCATCGAGAGGGCATTTGCAGTGTTCAAAGGCATGAGAGAAAAAGACATATCGACATGGAATTCGATCATAGGAGGTTTGGCTTTTCATGGCCATGCCGAGAAATCTATTGATCTGTTTAGGGAGATGCAGAGGTTGGAAATCAATCCGAACGAGATAACCATGGTCGGAGTTCTAGTTGCATGTAGTCATGCTGGCAAAGTCGAAGAGGGCCATCAATATTTCAACATGATGCAAGATAGATACGGTATTGAGCCAAACACAAGGCACTGTGGGTGTATGGTGGATATGCTGGGACGTGCTGGGCTACTGGAGGAAGCATTCGAGTTCATTCAATCGATGGAAATAGCACCTAATGCCATCATTTGGAGGACTCTGCTTGGGGCTTGTAGAGTCCATGGAAACGTTGAGTTAGGAAAACTTGCGAATGAGAAGCTACTGTTTATGAGACACGACCAGAGTGGCGACTATGTCTTGCTTTCTAACCTGTATGCTTTCAAAGGGGAGTGGGATGGCGTCGAGAAGGTGAGGAAATCGATGGGCGACAGGGGAGTCAGGAAAGAGGCCGGGTATAGCCTTGCCGAAGGAGATGGCAAATCACTCATGTACCATTTGTTCGATTCAAAGCCTAAGTTAAGCTCAAGAGACAAAGCGTATGGAGTAGTTACGAAAGGATAG
- the LOC104453531 gene encoding LOW QUALITY PROTEIN: transcription factor ICE1 (The sequence of the model RefSeq protein was modified relative to this genomic sequence to represent the inferred CDS: inserted 1 base in 1 codon) codes for MVLGPSGVAWMDNVGEEDEVSWTRDAAAAAAAAAAAAHHHHHDGGGGGNDDEAARHKEGELAXGGASLPTFKSMLDADWSYFATNPPHHSQQQQQLQPAPEMADLSFSSAAPIPDNALLLHHSHHPHPLDSSSSCSPSQAFVLDPSQTHQPFLQPKHCFSSLLNVAWNNSFDNGFDLGCDAAGLFGSVQGNQTSSAPLLMGGSELGSGSELLPVPSRLVPLGENSTQLPGGGFGLTGFEGFESPGNPLFTNRSTKVLRPLEVFPQTGAQPTLFQKRAALRNGSGSNGGGAEKLGNLEISVSRFGELDKKRKKIDDGINDELSFDGSGLNYDTDEGNESGKAMEDSKHEGCNSNANSTVTVGDQKGKKKGLPAKNLMAERRRRKKLNDRLYMLRSVVPKISKMDRASILGDAIDYLKELLQRINDLHNELESTPPGTMLPPSTNFHPLTPTPPTLPCRVKEELCPSSLPSPKGQPARVEVRVREGRAVNIHMFCARRPGLLLSTMRALDNLGLDIQQAVISCFNAFAMDIFRAEQCREGQDVLPEQIKALLLESAGFHGMV; via the exons ATGGTTCTGGGTCCCAGCGGCGTCGCCTGGATGGACAACGTGGGCGAGGAAGACGAGGTCTCCTGGACCcgggacgccgccgccgccgccgccgccgccgcagccgccgcccaccaccaccaccacgacggcggcggcggcggcaacgacgACGAAGCGGCGCGGCACAAGGAAGGCGAGCTGG ATGGAGGGGCCTCGCTGCCCACCTTCAAGTCCATGCTCGACGCCGACTGGTCCTACTTCGCCACCAACCCGCCTCACCATtcccagcagcagcagcagctgcagcCCGCTCCGGAAATGGCCGACCTTTCCTTCTCCTCCGCCGCCCCGATTCCCGATAacgccctcctcctccaccattCGCACCACCCGCACCCGCTCGACTCGTCCTCCTCGTGCTCGCCGTCGCAGGCCTTCGTCCTCGACCCCTCGCAGACCCACCAGCCCTTCCTGCAGCCCAAGCACTgcttctcctccctcctcaACGTCGCCTGGAACAATTCCTTTGACAATGGATTCGATTTGGGCTGCGACGCCGCCGGGCTTTTTGGCTCGGTGCAGGGCAATCAGACCTCGAGCGCGCCGCTTCTCATGGGCGGTTCCGAGCTGGGCTCCGGTTCCGAGCTGCTGCCCGTGCCCAGTCGGCTCGTCCCGCTCGGTGAAAACTCAACCCAATTGCCAGGCGGCGGGTTCGGGCTGACTGGGTTCGAAGGCTTCGAGAGCCCCGGCAACCCACTGTTCACGAACAGGTCTACCAAGGTCCTAAGGCCTCTTGAGGTTTTCCCCCAGACGGGCGCCCAGCCGACTCTGTTTCAGAAGAGAGCTGCCCTGAGAAATGGGTCTGGCAGTAATGGCGGCGGGGCTGAGAAATTGGGGAATTTGGAGATCTCGGTGTCGAGGTTCGGCGAATTGgacaagaagagaaagaagattgATGATGGTATTAATGACGAATTGAGCTTTGATGGGTCCGGTTTGAATTATGATACCGATGAGGGTAATGAGAGCGGGAAGGCTATGGAGGACTCGAAGCACGAAGGGTGCAATTCGAATGCAAACAGCACGGTCACAGTCGGCGAtcagaaggggaagaagaaggggcTGCCGGCGAAGAATCTGATGGCTGAGCGGCGCCGGAGGAAGAAGCTGAATGATAGGCTGTACATGCTTAGGTCGGTAGTGCCCAAGATCAGCAAG ATGGATAGAGCTTCAATTCTTGGGGATGCTATTGACTACTTGAAGGAGCTTCTGCAAAGGATCAATGACCTCCATAACGAGCTAGAATCGACCCCGCCTGGAACCATGTTGCCCCCTTCGACTAATTTTCATCCATTGACACCAACTCCGCCCACCCTTCCTTGCCGTGTGAAGGAAGAACTGTGCCCGAGCTCCTTGCCAAGTCCCAAAGGCCAGCCTGCAAGA GTGGAGGTTAGAGTGAGGGAAGGGAGAGCAGTGAACATCCACATGTTTTGTGCACGCAGACCGGGGCTCTTGCTCTCCACCATGAGGGCTCTAGACAACCTTGGGTTGGACATTCAACAGGCTGTCATCAGCTGTTTCAACGCATTCGCTATGGACATTTTCCGAGCTGAG CAATGTAGGGAAGGTCAAGATGTCCTCCCAGAACAGATCAAGGCACTTCTCTTAGAGTCAGCTGGCTTCCATGGGATGGTGTGA
- the LOC104453530 gene encoding uncharacterized protein LOC104453530, whose translation MACTIDFRTLDEGFGGKTYKRKRAAAASAAADDGATMEIDGAGPPPSKRAAIPSLEDPDRPTTASTFSFGRPTYDGVIAGRVSGRKWKQPRRQRASAQRASVKGTGFEERGRQKEIKRAYRERMAELKETIRANKVEKRRKREEREKKKKENILRTGTKLQKITNPKTLKKLAKSKQRKLLKVVPDELVKK comes from the coding sequence ATGGCGTGCACGATCGACTTTCGCACCCTTGACGAGGGCTTCGGCGGCAAAACCTACAAGCGCAAGCGCGCCGCCGCGGCTTCGGCGGCCGCCGACGATGGCGCCACCATGGAGATCGACGGCGCCGGCCCCCCGCCGTCGAAGCGGGCGGCGATCCCCTCGCTGGAGGACCCCGACCGGCCGACCACCGCCTCGACGTTCTCCTTCGGGAGGCCGACCTACGACGGGGTGATCGCGGGGCGGGTGTCGGGGCGGAAGTGGAAGCAGCCGCGGAGGCAGCGGGCGTCGGCGCAGCGGGCGAGCGTGAAGGGGACGGGCTTCGAGGAGCGGGGGAGGCAGAAGGAGATCAAGAGGGCGTACAGGGAGAGGATGGCGGAGCTGAAGGAGACGATAAGGGCGAACAAGgtggagaagaggaggaagagggaggagagggagaagaagaagaaggagaacatacTGAGGACGGGGACGAAGCTCCAGAAGATCACCAACCCCAAGACGCTGAAGAAGCTCGCCAAGTCGAAGCAGAGGAAGTTGCTCAAGGTCGTCCCCGACGAGCTGGTCAAGAAGTGA
- the LOC104453528 gene encoding uncharacterized protein LOC104453528, with protein sequence MECNKDEATRAKEIAETKFIARDMAGAKKFALKAHSLYPGLEGMTQMLATLDVYVSAENKVNGEPDWYGVLGVDPAADEETVRRQYRKLALMLHPDKNKSIGAEGAFKLISQAWSLLSDKVKRVGYDQKRFVRTFPKVPKSTGASSATPRTNSFYNFDKTANATATTNMTAKSHRTTERARHSSQKTKPNTFWTVCHRCKMQYEYLRVYLNHNLLCPNCQKPFFAIEIAPPTSDGTTSSTPWNFSQQQQSTNHQVNSKDTMNSGRSNAPSSGTGVGGFSGHDSHMQNNTNWSPFSRTSSASTAAQAASVVQQAYEKVKREREEAQAATKREEALRRKQFSRKNSGTSSTGHTGAVKRRKGMDDLGGSDHGRDVTNQMGMAGGGVGAPFSKQANFGAVSVNGITRPNAVREMTELQVQKVLVMKAQREILKSLTESRSATIAKTAGKGERNGNDDKTNESVGKVPVDGGTDDKTKPRESLDLKKEFSAAKSFPGIPSTDAGTSQMLTMTVLDPDFHDFDKDRTEKSFRENHVWAVYDDDDGMPRFYALIQEVISLNPFKMCISWLNSKTNSELGPLNWVASGFAKTCGDFRVGKYEIYDSLNAFSHKVRWTKGVRGVIRIFPRKGDVWALYRNWSPNWNEVTADEIIHKYDMVEVLEDFDEEQGVLVIPLVKVAGFRAVFHRHLDLGEIRRIPREEMFRFSHQVPSYMLTGQEAPNAPKGCLELDPAATPLELLQVIEDVKAEDIEENDEGETSHTKTSGAERTVEPVLSAEDAREVATMED encoded by the coding sequence ATGGAATGCAATAAAGATGAGGCCACGAGGGCAAAAGAAATTGCAGAGACAAAGTTCATAGCAAGGGACATGGCAGGAGCCAAAAAGTTTGCTTTGAAGGCCCATAGTCTTTATCCGGGACTGGAAGGCATGACCCAAATGTTAGCAACGCTTGATGTGTATGTTTCTGCAGAGAACAAAGTCAATGGGGAGCCAGATTGGTATGGTGTGCTCGGTGTGGATCCGGCAGCTGATGAAGAGACAGTGAGGAGACAATATAGGAAGCTTGCTCTCATGCTGCATCCTGATAAGAACAAGTCTATTGGAGCAGAAGGGGCTTTTAAACTAATATCACAGGCCTGGAGTTTATTATCAGATAAGGTTAAGAGGGTAGGATATGACCAGAAGAGATTTGTAAGGACCTTCCCAAAGGTTCCTAAATCGACCGGAGCTTCATCAGCGACTCCAAGGACCAATAGTTTTTACAATTTCGATAAGACTGCAAATGCAACTGCTACAACAAATATGACTGCTAAGAGTCATAGGACTACGGAGCGAGCACGGCACTCTTCCCAGAAGACAAAGCCAAATACATTTTGGACAGTTTGTCACCGCTGCAAAATGCAATATGAGTATCTCAGAGTATACCTCAATCACAACCTGCTATGTCCCAACTGCCAGAAGCCCTTTTTTGCAATAGAAATAGCTCCACCAACATCTGATGGAACTACGTCATCTACTCCCTGGAACTTTTCCCAGCAGCAGCAGTCCACAAATCATCAAGTGAATAGCAAGGACACAATGAACTCAGGCAGGAGTAATGCGCCTTCTTCCGGTACTGGTGTGGGGGGCTTCAGTGGtcatgattcacacatgcaaaACAACACAAACTGGAGTCCGTTCTCAAGAACAAGTAGTGCTTCAACCGCTGCTCAAGCTGCGAGTGTGGTGCAACAGGCATAtgagaaagtgaagagagagcgagaggagGCTCAGGCagcaacaaaaagagaagaggcTCTTCGGAGGAAGCAATTCTCCAGAAAGAACAGCGGCACGTCATCGACTGGTCACACTGGTGCtgtgaagagaagaaaaggtatgGATGATCTTGGTGGCAGCGATCATGGGAGGGATGTTACCAATCAAATGGGAATGGCGGGTGGTGGTGTGGGTGCACCTTTTTCCAAACAAGCAAATTTTGGAGCAGTTTCTGTTAATGGCATCACAAGGCCTAATGCTGTAAGGGAAATGACTGAGCTTCAAGTTCAGAAAGTACTGGTTATGAAGGCCCAGAGAGAAATTCTCAAGAGCCTAACTGAATCGAGATCGGCAACTATAGCTAAAACTGCAGGCAAGGGGGAGAGGAACGGGAATGATGACAAAACTAATGAGTCAGTGGGAAAAGTTCCTGTAGATGGCGGCACTGATGATAAAACCAAGCCGAGAGAGTCTCTGGAtctgaagaaagaattttctgcTGCTAAGTCCTTCCCAGGCATTCCTAGTACGGATGCTGGAACTTCGCAGATGCTGACAATGACTGTCCTGGATCCAGATTTCCATGATTTCGATAAAGACCgaacagaaaaatcatttaGAGAAAACCATGTCTGGGCAgtctatgatgatgatgatgggatgCCTAGATTTTATGCCCTGATTCAGGAAGTGATTTCCTTAAATCCATTCAAGATGTGTATTAGCTGGCTTAATTCCAAGACTAACAGTGAATTAGGCCCCTTGAATTGGGTTGCTTCTGGTTTCGCAAAAACTTGTGGAGATTTCAGAGTGGGAAAATACGAGATTTATGACTCGCTCAATGCCTTTTCTCACAAGGTCCGGTGGACCAAAGGTGTGCGTGGTGTTATTCGCATATTTCCAAGAAAGGGCGATGTATGGGCTCTCTATAGAAATTGGTCCCCTAATTGGAACGAGGTAACTGCAGATGAGATAATACATAAGTATGACATGGTGGAGGTGCTAGAAGactttgatgaagaacaaggcGTGCTCGTCATCCCATTGGTGAAAGTTGCCGGATTCAGGGCAGTGTTTCATCGGCATCTGGACCTCGGGGAAATCAGAAGGATTCCAAGAGAAGAGATGTTCCGGTTTTCACATCAGGTTCCCTCGTACATGCTTACTGGTCAAGAAGCTCCTAATGCTCCCAAGGGATGCCTTGAACTGGACCCCGCTGCCACCCCCTTGGAGCTTCTTCAAGTTATCGAAGATGTTAAAGCAGAAGACATTGAAGAGAATGATGAAGGGGAAACTTCTCATACCAAGACATCTGGGGCTGAAAGAACTGTAGAACCTGTTCTAAGTGCTGAGGATGCTCGGGAGGTGGCAACTATGGAAGATTAG